One Ptychodera flava strain L36383 unplaced genomic scaffold, AS_Pfla_20210202 Scaffold_33__1_contigs__length_2856901_pilon, whole genome shotgun sequence DNA segment encodes these proteins:
- the LOC139127570 gene encoding uncharacterized protein, with protein MDTILHLAKQPETVAVKLDEIFENKERGVLAGQKVTKKNLMAKPDIPVYLFSNLVHLNEDSICEYLQEVLDGDNSLQKMNSEAKEVRKMRVVQESFVKELGMPWNVLEEKLPSYADREYLCRFKDLKFSRGTPLELKQECKKIRDMLDSGELPLESTTLNIFTAENNTRGCVLDVNITSLTLETIRDTCPEFNGAELSLISIPEDWSEDCFTEQVNK; from the exons ATGGATACAATTTTACATCTAGCGAAGCAACCTGAGACTGTCGCAGTGAAACTCGATGAAATCTTTGAAAACAAGGAGAGAGGAGTACTGGCTGGTCAAAAAGTGACAAAGAAAAATTTGATGGCAAAGCCAGACATCCCAGTGTATTTGTTCAGCAACCTGGTCCATTTAAATGAAGACTCCATCTGTGAATATCTTCAGGAGGTCCTTGATGGTGACAACAGTTTGCAAAAAATGAACAGTGAGGCCAAGGAGGTGCGGAAAATGAGAGTTGTTCAGGAAAGCTTCGTGAAGGAATTGGGAATGCCTTGGAATGTCTTAGAAGAGAAGTTACCATCTTATGCAGACAGGGAATACCTATGCAGGTTTAAAGATCTTAAGTTCAGCAGAGGAACGCCACTAGAGCTTAAGCAAGAGTGTAAAAAGATTCGAGACATGTTGGACTCAGGTGAACTTCCATTAGAATCAACCACACTGAACATTTTCACAGCAGAAAACAACACAAGAGGATGTGTGCTTGATGTAAATATCACTTCCCTAACATTGGAAACAATAAGGGACACCTGTCCAGAATTCAACGGTGCCGAACTCAGCCTTATAAGTATTCCTGAG GACTGGAGTGAAGACTGTTTCACTGAACAAGTCAACAAGTAA
- the LOC139127598 gene encoding uncharacterized protein, whose amino-acid sequence MLATDEVLSSCQARGINCDRRTALRAVKSHFRSKKKTKDGLSKKTIKRQRVYSRKDRKLQRRKKMMTDDERKEYASVMTIQYVSSDDDDEAAPGGGVSEKLYRKKLPWRSENLSKLFKNLDDRYQDKTAGHNILRKEIIFKGISDTPPPENAPDLAIQEADASSENDSGDVIDETRQADQDTLKENGNDVIGHNESLPDDIYLQYDETPKSRVNIRRTPFGVRVRGGCNSTGSRSQKSRTARKSCLQWKSCHKCKILCNLSLQLIKLSMQLCI is encoded by the exons ATGCTTGCGACTGATGAGGTTCTATCTTCGTGTCAAGCAAGGGGAATAAATTGCGACAGAAGGACAGCTCTGC GAGCTGTTAAGAGTCATTTTCGAtccaaaaagaaaacaaaagatggGCTAAGCAAGAAAACTATAAAGAGACAGCGAGTGTATTCGAGAAAGGACAGG AAATTACAACGAAGGAAGAAGATGATGACGGACGACGAAAGAAAAGAATATGCGTCGGTGATGACAATACAATACGTTAGCTCGGACGATGACGATGAAGCTGCACCAGGAGGAGGGGTTTCGGAAAAACTGTACAGGAAAAAATTACCTTGGCGATCtgaaaatttatcaaagttGTTCAAAAATCTTGATGATCGTTACCAAGACAAAACAGCAGGGCACAACATCCTGcgaaaagaaattattttcaagGGTATTTCCGACACCCCACCTCCAGAAAACGCCCCTGATTTGGCTATTCAGGAAGCAGATGCATCATCTGAGAATGACTCGGGAGACGTCATCGACGAGACAAGGCAAGCCGACCAAGACACCCTAAAAGAAAACGGAAATGATGTCATCGGTCATAATGAAAGTCTGCCTGACGACATTTATCTTCAATATGACGAGACTCCAAAAAGTCGCGTTAATATTCGTCGGACGCCATTTGGGGTAAGAGTCAGAGGTGGTTGTAATTCGACAGGGTCGAGATCACAAAAATCAAGAACTGCTAGAAAAAGTTGTCTCCAATGGAAGTCCTGTCACAAATGCAAAATTCTGTGTAATCTTAGCCTGCAACTTATTAAACTAAGCATGCAGTTATGTATTTAG